A genomic window from Mesorhizobium sp. 131-2-1 includes:
- the livM gene encoding high-affinity branched-chain amino acid ABC transporter permease LivM, with the protein MAVTVSPERDVVANPVQRAFREALYAGAIALGLFVLFIGLKTDQNISNELILVQRWGLLAVVVILTAGGRFLYVGFAQPAMERAKAEKAKAPAAVAEPGFLRRNFNSIGAAVLLLYPVAIVLLFGFQGSLKWVDNFGIQILIYVMLAWGLNIVIGLAGLLDLGYVAFYAVGAYAYALLGTHFGLSFWILLPAAGMMAAFWGVMLGFPVLRLRGDYLAIVTLAFGEIIRLVIINWREVTNGSAGISGIPKVSFFGLMSFNVSDPNYIAKVLGIAQSGAYYKIFLYYLILGLCFLTAFVTIRLRRLPVGRAWEALREDEIACRSLGINTTTTKLTAFATGAMFGGFAGSFFAARQGFVSPESFVFLESAIILAIVVLGGMGSLGGIAVAALVMIGGTEILRELSFLKAVFGPDFTPELYRMLLFGIAMVVVMLWKPRGFVGSREPTAFLKERRAVSGSFTKEGHG; encoded by the coding sequence ATGGCGGTTACCGTGTCTCCGGAGCGCGACGTCGTCGCCAACCCTGTCCAGCGCGCTTTTCGCGAGGCGCTCTATGCCGGCGCCATCGCGCTCGGTCTGTTCGTGCTGTTCATCGGTCTCAAGACCGATCAGAACATCTCCAACGAGCTGATCCTGGTGCAGCGCTGGGGCCTGCTTGCCGTGGTGGTGATCCTCACGGCCGGCGGGCGTTTCCTCTACGTCGGCTTCGCCCAGCCGGCGATGGAGCGGGCCAAGGCTGAAAAGGCAAAGGCTCCCGCGGCCGTCGCCGAGCCCGGCTTCTTGCGCCGCAACTTCAACTCGATCGGCGCCGCAGTGCTGCTGCTGTATCCGGTGGCAATCGTGCTGTTGTTCGGCTTCCAGGGCTCGCTGAAATGGGTCGACAATTTCGGCATCCAGATCCTGATCTATGTGATGCTGGCCTGGGGGCTGAACATCGTCATCGGGCTGGCCGGCCTGCTCGACCTCGGCTATGTCGCCTTCTATGCGGTCGGTGCCTACGCCTACGCACTGCTCGGCACGCATTTCGGCCTGTCGTTCTGGATCCTGTTGCCGGCCGCCGGCATGATGGCTGCGTTCTGGGGCGTCATGCTCGGCTTTCCGGTGCTGCGCCTGCGCGGCGACTATCTGGCGATCGTGACGCTGGCCTTCGGCGAGATCATTCGGTTGGTGATCATCAACTGGCGCGAAGTGACCAACGGCTCGGCCGGCATTTCCGGTATCCCGAAGGTCAGCTTCTTCGGGTTGATGTCGTTCAATGTCTCGGACCCCAACTACATCGCCAAGGTTCTCGGCATCGCCCAGTCGGGCGCCTATTACAAGATTTTCCTCTATTACCTGATCCTGGGGCTCTGCTTCCTCACCGCCTTCGTCACCATCAGGCTGCGTCGGCTGCCGGTCGGCCGGGCCTGGGAAGCACTGCGTGAGGATGAGATCGCCTGCCGCTCGCTCGGCATCAACACCACCACCACCAAGCTGACCGCCTTTGCCACCGGCGCCATGTTCGGCGGCTTCGCCGGCTCGTTCTTCGCCGCACGGCAAGGCTTCGTCAGCCCGGAATCCTTCGTCTTCCTGGAGTCGGCGATCATCCTCGCCATTGTCGTGCTCGGCGGCATGGGCTCGCTTGGCGGCATCGCGGTTGCGGCGCTGGTGATGATCGGCGGCACGGAAATCCTGCGCGAGCTGAGCTTCCTCAAGGCGGTGTTCGGCCCCGACTTCACCCCGGAGCTCTACCGCATGCTTCTGTTCGGCATAGCCATGGTCGTCGTCATGCTGTGGAAGCCGCGCGGCTTCGTCGGCAGCCGCGAGCCGACGGCCTTCCTCAAGGAGCGAAGAGCGGTCTCAGGCTCCTTCACGAAGGAGGGCCACGGCTGA
- a CDS encoding branched-chain amino acid ABC transporter permease — translation MQYFVQQLINGLTLGSIYGLIAIGYTMVYGIIGMINFAHGDIFMVGAFTALIVFLILGALFYSVPIVIALLIMMIVAMLLTSLYNWTIEKVAYRPLRGSFRLAPLITAIGMSIALSNFVQVTQGPRNKPVPPMVSQVYTISGVSVSLKQIIIVLVTAILLAIFWYLVNRTALGRAQRACEQDRKMAALLGIDVDRTISITFIMGAALAAVAGTLFLMYYGVVVFSDGFTPGVKAFTAAVLGGIGSLPGAVLGGLLIGFIESMWSAYFSIDYKDVAAFSILAIVLIFLPSGILGRPEVEKV, via the coding sequence ATGCAATACTTTGTCCAGCAGCTTATAAACGGGCTGACGCTGGGATCGATCTATGGGCTGATCGCAATCGGCTACACGATGGTCTACGGCATCATCGGCATGATCAATTTCGCCCATGGCGACATTTTCATGGTCGGGGCCTTCACCGCCCTCATCGTCTTCCTCATCCTCGGCGCGCTGTTCTATTCCGTGCCGATCGTCATCGCCCTGCTAATCATGATGATCGTGGCGATGCTGCTCACCAGCCTCTACAACTGGACGATCGAAAAGGTGGCCTACCGGCCGCTGCGCGGTTCGTTCCGGCTGGCGCCGCTGATCACCGCCATCGGCATGTCGATCGCGCTGTCCAATTTCGTCCAGGTGACGCAGGGCCCGCGCAACAAGCCGGTGCCGCCGATGGTATCCCAGGTCTACACGATCAGTGGCGTCAGCGTGTCGCTGAAGCAGATCATCATCGTGCTGGTCACCGCGATCCTGCTGGCGATCTTCTGGTATCTGGTCAACAGGACAGCGCTTGGTCGAGCGCAGCGCGCCTGCGAGCAGGACCGCAAGATGGCGGCGCTGCTCGGCATTGACGTCGACCGTACCATTTCGATCACCTTCATCATGGGCGCAGCCCTTGCCGCCGTCGCCGGCACGCTGTTCCTGATGTACTACGGCGTGGTGGTGTTCTCGGACGGCTTCACGCCCGGCGTGAAGGCCTTCACCGCCGCCGTGCTCGGCGGCATCGGCTCACTGCCCGGTGCCGTGCTCGGCGGGTTGTTGATCGGCTTCATCGAGAGCATGTGGTCGGCCTATTTCTCCATCGACTACAAGGACGTCGCCGCCTTCTCCATCCTGGCGATCGTGCTGATCTTCCTGCCTTCCGGCATCCTGGGCCGGCCAGAAGTCGAAAAGGTCTGA